Part of the Bradyrhizobium sp. AZCC 1721 genome, GTTGGTTTTCCCATGGAAATGGACCGCTTCGGCGCGGGCAAGCAATGGCTGGTATCGCACAAGCCGATTGCCGAAGCGGCCGGCCTTGGTAGGATGGGCATTCATCGCAACGTCATCCATCCTAGGTTCGGCAACTTTGTTCTTCTCGGGACCGTTTTGCTGGACGCTGAGATCAGTGCTTATTCGCGACCACTCGACTACAGCCCTTGTCTGGAATGCAAGCTGTGCGTTTCCGCCTGTCCCACCGGTGCGATCGCACCGGACGGGAATTTTGATTTCGCGGCCTGCTACACGCACAACTATCGCGAATTCGCAGGCGGTTTCACCGATTGGGTGAATGGGATCGCCGACAGTCGGGATTCGCGTGCCTATCGGGACAGGTTCACGCCGGCAGAAACGGCTTCAATGTGGCAAAGCCTTTCCTTTGGTGCGAACTACAAAGCCGCTTACTGTATGGCGGTGTGTCCTGCAGGCGAAGATGTGATTGGTCCCTATCTCGCCGACCGAAAGCAATACATGGAGGAGGTAGCCAAACCCCTAAGCGAAAAGGTTGAGACAGTCTATGTCGTCGCCGGATCGGACGCCGAAGCCTACGTGCCCCGCCGCTTCCCGCACAAGCCGATCAAGCGCGTCCGCAACGGACTCTCGAACATACGTTCGATTCTTGCCTTTCTGAGATCGCTTACATTAGTCTTTCAGCGAGGACGTTCTGCCGGCCTTAATGCGACGTTTCATTTCACGTTCGTGGGCCGCGAACCCGCGGAAGTGACCGTTGAAATCAGGAACAAGACGATAAAGGTCACCAACGGTCGTCAGGGTGCGGCGGATTTCGCCATGACAGCCGATAGTGACGCTTGGCTGAGCTTCCTGCGCAAAGAGGTGAAGTTGCCCTGGCTGCTGCTGCGCAGAAAGCTTCGCTTCCGCGGTTCACCGAGGCTCCTGCAGGCCTTCGGTCGATGTTTTCCGTCTTGATTTCTCGAATGTAGGCGGACCGCAGGTGGCCTGCCCCAATATTCGATCAGTGGCGCTGGGTTCGTCCCAGCGTGCCCAAGCACAGCTCGCGGGGCGTCCGAGGAGGAAAAGATGGAATCTCCGATCTTAATCACTGGTGCCGCAGGAACGGTTGGTCACGCCGTGTGCGAGCTACTGATCGGACGAGGATCCAAGGTGAGGGCGCTAGTGCGCAATGAGGATGTTCGGTCGGCCAAACTAGCCGAACGCGGTGTTGAGGTTGTCGTCGGGGATCTTCTCGATCTGCATGCGATGCATCGCGCCATTGAGGGTTGCGAGCGAATTTACTTCGGTATGACTGTGTCGGCTCAGTATCTCGAGGCGACCGTTAATGCCGCCGCCGTCGCGAAACATCACAACGTGAGTGCATTCGTGAACATCTCACAAATGACAGTCTCGCAAATGGGAATCAATTCGACCACAGACAGCCCACAGCAGAAGCTGCACTGGCTCGCGGAGCAGGCGCTGAATTGGTCTGGGGTGCCTGTCGTGCATGTCCGTCCGACCTCATTCCTGGATACCTTCTTCCTCAGGTTATCGGCGAATTCAATCCGCGAGCATCAGCAAATTCGACTGCCCTTCGGGAATGGAAAGACCTCGCCGATCGCCAGTGAAGATGTTGCGCGGGTGATCGCTGCGATCATCGAAGACCCGGCCCGGCACATCGGCAAGATATACGAACTGACTGGCCCGCGTTCCCAGGATATGAACGGGGTTGCTGAAGAGTTCTCCAAGGCTCTCGGACGTCCAATCACTTATGTGAACGTACCCTGGGAACCTTGGCGCAAGCAGCTGGAGGATAGCGGCAGGTTGTCTCCGCATGCGCTTGCCCATCTCGCAACAATGGCTCTTCTTAAACAGCAGAATCGATATAACCGCTTGACGTCGGATGTGGAGAAGGTCACTGGCACGCCGCCGCTCAGCGTTTACGACTTTGTCCTGCGCCACGCCAATGTGTATACGGCGGCAGACGAGGAATTCCTGCCATGAAGCGCGCCGCGTGGCTGACCCTGATCATGCTGACTACATCCGCACCGGCGCGTGATGATGGACGCTACGCCAATTCACCGTTGAAAGGATGGTTCGACCACAGCGAATTCGGGCCATGCTGCTCGGACGCGGATGGATACGTTGTTGCCGACGTCGATTGGGAATCACATCACGGGCACTATCGTGTGCGCATCGACCATGAGTGGGTGATGGTGCCTGACGGCGCCGTTGTCACTCAGCCGAACAAGATCGGGCGGACCATGGTGTGGAAGTATTATATCGACGGTCGCCCGCGGGTCCGCTGCTTCATGCCGGGCAGCATGATGTGACATGTAGCTCGGTCCGCGACTGGGCCGATCTTGTTGGCCGATACCCTTTCCCGTTGTGCCGGCCGGACAGCTGTGCCTCGCGATGAAAGAATTTCTCGAAG contains:
- a CDS encoding SCP2 sterol-binding domain-containing protein, whose product is MVDLASHPTVVAHRAETKASRPHTLDADRLRSLCLEAGADDVGFVEVDREDIAAHRADIIGVFPRTKSIISIVCRMNRENIRTPMRSIANIEFHHVVHKTDDVVREIVSRLEAIGVRAINAAAVGFPMEMDRFGAGKQWLVSHKPIAEAAGLGRMGIHRNVIHPRFGNFVLLGTVLLDAEISAYSRPLDYSPCLECKLCVSACPTGAIAPDGNFDFAACYTHNYREFAGGFTDWVNGIADSRDSRAYRDRFTPAETASMWQSLSFGANYKAAYCMAVCPAGEDVIGPYLADRKQYMEEVAKPLSEKVETVYVVAGSDAEAYVPRRFPHKPIKRVRNGLSNIRSILAFLRSLTLVFQRGRSAGLNATFHFTFVGREPAEVTVEIRNKTIKVTNGRQGAADFAMTADSDAWLSFLRKEVKLPWLLLRRKLRFRGSPRLLQAFGRCFPS
- a CDS encoding NmrA family NAD(P)-binding protein, translated to MESPILITGAAGTVGHAVCELLIGRGSKVRALVRNEDVRSAKLAERGVEVVVGDLLDLHAMHRAIEGCERIYFGMTVSAQYLEATVNAAAVAKHHNVSAFVNISQMTVSQMGINSTTDSPQQKLHWLAEQALNWSGVPVVHVRPTSFLDTFFLRLSANSIREHQQIRLPFGNGKTSPIASEDVARVIAAIIEDPARHIGKIYELTGPRSQDMNGVAEEFSKALGRPITYVNVPWEPWRKQLEDSGRLSPHALAHLATMALLKQQNRYNRLTSDVEKVTGTPPLSVYDFVLRHANVYTAADEEFLP